The following proteins come from a genomic window of Blastococcus sp. HT6-30:
- a CDS encoding extracellular solute-binding protein — protein sequence MRNRPLVPLASLAAVALLTSSCGGSPTASSDGGDGNSSEATAATETYDRFNDMSGQERTDELVACAEEEGELNIYTSNTDMEKLIDGFTEEYDIEVNNYRANSESVLQRILQEDGAGYYGADVFETNALELGVASDEGLLYPYESELRDSVREEGREDENWTATRFNAFVVGWNTDLVPPGAEPTSFEELAEPQWKGRISLEVGDVDWFAALHDYYVEEQGMSEDEFTDLMTRMASNAQVAKGHTTQGELLSAGQFAVTVSSYSHTIDKAAAGGAPVAWRPADGEPVQPIVVRPNGIGLVRTATNPCAAMLFVDYELTGGQEVFTDAFRIGAIEGGEDPLEGLAVFPVPERKLLEDPDTWNKAYEDVVANGQALD from the coding sequence ATGCGGAACCGCCCCCTGGTCCCCCTGGCCAGTCTTGCCGCCGTGGCGTTGTTGACGTCGTCCTGCGGTGGCTCCCCCACCGCGTCCTCCGATGGCGGTGACGGGAACTCCTCGGAGGCCACCGCCGCCACGGAGACCTACGACCGCTTCAACGACATGTCGGGTCAGGAACGGACCGACGAGCTCGTCGCCTGCGCCGAGGAGGAGGGCGAGCTGAACATCTACACCTCCAACACGGACATGGAGAAGCTGATCGACGGCTTCACCGAGGAGTACGACATCGAGGTGAACAACTACCGGGCCAACTCCGAGTCCGTGCTGCAGCGGATCCTGCAGGAGGACGGGGCCGGCTACTACGGGGCCGACGTCTTCGAGACCAACGCCCTCGAGCTGGGCGTCGCCTCGGACGAGGGACTGCTCTACCCGTACGAGAGCGAGCTGCGCGACTCCGTCCGTGAGGAGGGCCGCGAGGACGAGAACTGGACCGCGACCCGGTTCAACGCCTTCGTCGTCGGCTGGAACACCGACCTCGTCCCGCCGGGCGCGGAGCCGACCTCCTTCGAGGAGCTGGCGGAGCCGCAGTGGAAGGGGCGCATCTCCCTCGAGGTCGGCGACGTCGACTGGTTCGCCGCCCTCCACGACTACTACGTCGAGGAGCAGGGGATGAGCGAGGACGAGTTCACCGACCTCATGACCCGGATGGCGTCCAACGCGCAGGTCGCCAAGGGCCACACGACGCAGGGCGAGCTGCTGTCGGCCGGCCAGTTCGCCGTGACCGTCTCGTCCTACAGCCACACCATCGACAAGGCCGCCGCCGGCGGAGCGCCGGTCGCGTGGCGACCGGCCGACGGCGAGCCGGTGCAGCCGATCGTCGTCCGCCCCAACGGGATCGGACTGGTGAGGACCGCCACGAACCCGTGCGCCGCGATGCTCTTCGTCGACTACGAGCTGACCGGTGGTCAGGAGGTCTTCACCGACGCCTTCCGGATCGGCGCCATCGAGGGCGGCGAGGACCCGCTCGAGGGCCTCGCGGTGTTCCCCGTGCCCGAGCGGAAGCTGCTCGAGGACCCCGACACCTGGAACAAGGCGTACGAGGACGTCGTCGCCAACGGCCAGGCGCTCGACTGA
- a CDS encoding NAD(P)-dependent oxidoreductase, with protein sequence MADPSAVAVIGLGAMGAPVVRHLLAGGVPVQVHDLDGAAVERAVALGARSVASLSDVGRGAALVAVFVPTDEDVRSVCLGGDGLLAGCAEGAVVLLCSSVRPQTCRAVAAAAPPGVAVLDGALTGGVRGAEAGEVNLLVGGDADVLAGIRPLLGPWTKAVHHLGPLGAGQVGKTANNLVHWAQISAITEALELARRGGVSVPVLRAALQDGPTDSRTLRELEQMRLTWHAKDLANTADLAEQVGMDIPVASTAREVMARTTVDDVARLLADGPLRACEGR encoded by the coding sequence GTGGCCGATCCCTCAGCTGTCGCCGTCATCGGGTTGGGCGCGATGGGTGCCCCGGTCGTGCGGCACCTCCTCGCCGGCGGCGTCCCCGTGCAGGTCCACGACCTCGACGGCGCCGCCGTCGAGCGAGCCGTGGCGCTCGGGGCCCGCTCGGTCGCGTCGCTGTCCGACGTGGGCCGGGGGGCCGCCCTGGTGGCGGTCTTCGTCCCGACCGACGAGGACGTGCGCAGTGTGTGCCTGGGTGGCGACGGCCTGCTCGCCGGCTGCGCCGAGGGCGCGGTCGTGCTTCTCTGCTCCTCGGTGCGGCCGCAGACGTGTCGGGCGGTGGCCGCCGCGGCGCCGCCGGGGGTGGCCGTCCTCGACGGGGCGCTGACCGGCGGGGTGCGCGGGGCCGAGGCCGGGGAGGTCAACCTCCTGGTCGGCGGGGACGCCGACGTGCTCGCCGGCATCCGGCCGCTGCTCGGACCATGGACGAAGGCCGTGCACCACCTCGGTCCGCTCGGAGCCGGCCAGGTCGGCAAGACGGCGAACAACCTCGTGCACTGGGCGCAGATCTCGGCCATCACCGAGGCGCTGGAACTGGCGCGGCGCGGCGGTGTCTCGGTGCCGGTCCTGCGGGCCGCCCTGCAGGACGGGCCGACCGACTCCCGGACGCTGCGTGAGCTGGAGCAGATGCGGCTGACCTGGCACGCCAAGGACCTCGCCAACACCGCTGACCTGGCCGAGCAGGTCGGCATGGACATCCCGGTGGCGTCCACCGCACGCGAGGTCATGGCCCGCACCACCGTCGACGACGTCGCGCGACTGCTCGCCGACGGGCCCTTGCGGGCCTGCGAAGGCCGATAA
- a CDS encoding MFS transporter — protein sequence MPATQRLRSWRQRTFRSLRVPNYRTFFAGHAVSVSGTWMQRVAQDWLVLELSDSAIAVGVATALQAVPTLLLGVWGGVLVDRLDRRRTIMGTQAVSAALAAVLAVLTLTGAVELWMVFALALGLGLVTVLDVPARQAFITEMVGPEDYVNAQSLNSTIHNLGRLLGPAAAGLLIAWAGSGLAFAVNAASFVGVLASLWRIDPDRLRRGEPAPRRKGQAMESLRYVWRRPDLRACMLLVAVVALFGQNFRVVLPLFARDVLGGGAETYGWLTSALGAGAVIGALGSAARERVSTWSLLLWTGGFAVASMLLAGAPGLAVALGLLVGLGVTNICFNTLARVLLQLSVDASMQGRVIALHATVFLGSTPIGGPLLGWVCEQFSARAGLFLSGLAPAIASLALLPTLRRLRRRADEPAAPAAAVEPGTRTTLT from the coding sequence GTGCCGGCGACCCAGCGACTGCGGTCATGGCGGCAACGGACTTTCCGGTCCCTCCGGGTACCGAATTACCGCACGTTCTTCGCCGGTCACGCCGTCAGCGTCTCCGGCACCTGGATGCAGCGGGTCGCCCAGGACTGGCTCGTGCTGGAGCTGTCGGACTCCGCGATCGCCGTAGGGGTGGCCACCGCCCTGCAGGCCGTGCCGACCCTGCTGCTCGGGGTCTGGGGCGGGGTCCTGGTCGACCGACTCGACCGCCGCCGCACGATCATGGGAACCCAGGCGGTGAGCGCCGCCCTGGCCGCCGTCCTCGCCGTCCTCACCCTCACCGGCGCCGTCGAGCTGTGGATGGTCTTCGCCCTGGCTCTCGGCCTCGGCCTGGTCACCGTGCTCGACGTGCCGGCGCGCCAGGCCTTCATCACCGAGATGGTGGGGCCCGAGGACTACGTAAACGCGCAGTCGCTCAACTCGACGATCCACAACCTGGGACGTCTGCTGGGCCCCGCCGCGGCCGGGCTCCTCATCGCCTGGGCGGGCAGCGGGCTCGCCTTCGCCGTCAATGCCGCTTCGTTCGTGGGAGTGCTGGCGAGCCTCTGGCGCATCGACCCCGACCGCCTCCGCCGCGGCGAGCCGGCGCCCCGCCGCAAGGGGCAGGCGATGGAGAGCCTGCGCTACGTCTGGCGCCGCCCCGACCTGCGGGCCTGCATGCTGCTCGTGGCCGTCGTCGCCCTCTTCGGCCAGAACTTCCGGGTCGTGCTGCCCCTGTTCGCGCGGGACGTCCTCGGCGGTGGCGCGGAGACCTACGGGTGGTTGACCTCCGCACTCGGCGCCGGGGCCGTCATCGGCGCCCTGGGCAGCGCGGCCCGGGAACGGGTCAGCACGTGGTCGCTCCTGCTGTGGACCGGCGGCTTCGCCGTCGCCAGCATGCTGCTGGCCGGGGCGCCCGGCCTCGCCGTCGCCCTCGGGCTGCTCGTGGGCCTGGGCGTCACGAACATCTGCTTCAACACCCTGGCGCGGGTCCTGCTGCAACTCAGCGTCGATGCCTCGATGCAGGGCCGCGTGATCGCGCTGCACGCCACGGTCTTCCTGGGCAGCACACCGATCGGCGGGCCACTGCTCGGCTGGGTCTGCGAGCAGTTCAGCGCCCGGGCGGGGCTGTTCCTCAGCGGCCTGGCCCCCGCGATCGCGAGCCTCGCGCTCCTGCCCACGCTGCGCCGCCTGCGCCGCCGGGCCGACGAGCCCGCCGCTCCCGCCGCGGCCGTCGAACCCGGTACGCGGACGACCCTCACGTGA
- a CDS encoding chromate transporter, protein MDGVGVLEIFLLMLASALLSFGGGNGQIPLIQGRWVETGQLAPELFTFSLAVTYLGPGPRAGFLAGVGYYLAGLPGAGAAVLGILVPTVLGAGAVSAGLSRMRRILRRIGPSSGFVIAGLIAAAAWGIAVPLGLLPVEWVAVALVAVVVVRWDIDPLTVVLAALSLGLVWSLVQ, encoded by the coding sequence GTGGACGGCGTCGGCGTGCTGGAGATCTTCCTGCTGATGCTGGCCTCGGCGCTGCTCTCCTTCGGCGGGGGCAACGGCCAGATCCCGCTGATCCAGGGCCGCTGGGTCGAGACCGGCCAGCTGGCGCCGGAGCTGTTCACCTTCTCCCTGGCGGTCACCTACCTGGGCCCCGGCCCGCGCGCGGGCTTCCTCGCGGGCGTGGGTTACTACCTCGCCGGGTTGCCCGGGGCCGGGGCGGCCGTGCTGGGCATCCTGGTGCCGACCGTGCTCGGGGCCGGGGCGGTCAGTGCGGGGCTGTCACGGATGCGGCGCATCCTGCGCCGGATCGGGCCGTCGTCCGGGTTCGTGATCGCCGGGCTCATCGCGGCGGCCGCCTGGGGCATCGCCGTGCCGTTGGGTCTCCTGCCGGTGGAGTGGGTGGCCGTGGCCCTCGTCGCCGTGGTGGTCGTCCGCTGGGACATCGATCCCCTCACGGTGGTCCTGGCCGCCCTCTCCCTGGGGCTCGTCTGGTCGCTCGTCCAGTGA
- a CDS encoding chromate transporter, which translates to MRGVLRLLGVFGVFLRVGATTFGGMWAATDKLERDLVDRAGWLPKEELRASFVLATLIPAPRFLALGGLVGFRVGGWLGAFLAALALVLPASALVVVAAVLVGPELLAGPLEPLTRTVSIAIVGILFGNAYRQVRGEKGSRRHRRVGVFLSASILVSVVLGVPLMVSAVVGFVLGAFLLRPGPADGER; encoded by the coding sequence CCGGGTCGGCGCGACCACCTTTGGGGGCATGTGGGCGGCCACCGACAAGCTGGAGCGTGACCTCGTCGACCGCGCCGGCTGGCTGCCGAAGGAGGAACTGCGGGCCTCCTTCGTGCTCGCGACGTTGATCCCGGCGCCACGTTTCCTCGCCCTCGGTGGCCTGGTCGGCTTCCGGGTGGGTGGCTGGCTCGGGGCGTTCCTGGCGGCGCTCGCCCTCGTCCTGCCGGCGTCGGCGCTCGTCGTCGTCGCGGCTGTGCTCGTCGGGCCAGAGCTCCTGGCCGGGCCCCTCGAGCCGCTGACCCGCACCGTGAGCATCGCGATCGTCGGCATCCTGTTCGGTAACGCCTACCGCCAGGTCCGGGGGGAGAAGGGCAGCCGTCGGCACCGGCGGGTCGGCGTCTTTCTGAGCGCGTCGATCCTCGTGTCGGTCGTGCTCGGCGTGCCGCTGATGGTGTCCGCAGTCGTCGGGTTCGTCCTCGGGGCGTTCCTGCTCCGGCCCGGGCCGGCAGACGGCGAACGCTAG